A single region of the Devosia sp. FJ2-5-3 genome encodes:
- a CDS encoding ABC transporter substrate-binding protein — MKKFMLAASVLALGTMSFSLAAQAQDAVKVGVLTDMSSIYADISGEGSVKAVQLAIEDVGGSLLGKPIEVVSADHQNKADIGTNIARQWYDLDGVSAILDVNNSAVAFGVGQIAEEKKELALFVGAASTELTGQYCNAYSAQWLYDTYSVVAGTVSALQDAGVKSWYFITADYAFGHSLEDEARKLIEASNGDIRGAVRVPIGTTDYASFLLQAQASGAEVIALALSGADLVNVIKQGSEFGITESGQKFAGLQVTEANIHTLGPAAAGGIQFSSPFYWDLNDETRAFSARFEEVHGRPPTMMQAGVYSAAHHYFKAVEAAGTTEADAVMAKMHELPINDFMSKDVQLRVDNRAIRDVHLFQAKNASESTAEWDIYQLLSTTSGDVATRALNDACKLVQ; from the coding sequence ATGAAGAAGTTCATGCTGGCAGCGAGCGTATTGGCGCTCGGGACCATGTCGTTCAGCCTGGCCGCGCAGGCGCAGGATGCCGTGAAGGTGGGCGTGTTGACCGACATGTCCTCCATCTACGCCGACATCAGCGGAGAGGGCTCCGTCAAGGCCGTGCAGCTGGCCATCGAAGACGTTGGCGGCAGCCTTCTGGGCAAGCCGATCGAAGTGGTCAGCGCCGACCATCAGAACAAGGCCGACATCGGCACCAACATTGCCCGTCAGTGGTATGATCTGGACGGCGTGTCCGCCATTCTCGACGTCAACAACTCGGCAGTGGCCTTCGGCGTCGGCCAGATTGCCGAAGAGAAGAAGGAATTGGCGCTGTTCGTGGGCGCTGCTTCGACCGAGCTGACCGGCCAATACTGCAATGCCTACTCCGCCCAGTGGCTCTACGACACTTATTCGGTGGTCGCCGGCACGGTCAGTGCCCTGCAGGATGCCGGCGTAAAATCCTGGTACTTCATCACAGCCGACTACGCCTTCGGTCACTCGCTCGAAGATGAAGCCCGCAAGCTGATCGAAGCCTCCAATGGCGACATCCGTGGCGCTGTTCGCGTGCCGATCGGGACCACCGACTACGCATCCTTCCTGCTCCAGGCCCAGGCCTCTGGCGCCGAAGTGATCGCGCTGGCGCTGTCCGGCGCCGATTTGGTCAACGTCATCAAGCAGGGCAGCGAGTTTGGCATCACCGAGAGCGGCCAGAAGTTCGCTGGTCTCCAGGTCACCGAAGCCAATATCCACACCCTCGGCCCCGCAGCCGCCGGCGGCATCCAGTTCTCCTCGCCATTCTACTGGGATCTCAACGACGAGACCCGTGCTTTCAGCGCCCGCTTCGAGGAAGTCCATGGCCGTCCACCGACCATGATGCAGGCCGGCGTCTATAGCGCCGCCCATCACTACTTCAAGGCTGTCGAGGCTGCCGGCACCACCGAAGCAGATGCTGTCATGGCCAAGATGCACGAGCTGCCGATCAACGACTTCATGAGCAAGGACGTCCAGCTCCGGGTCGATAATCGCGCCATCCGCGACGTGCATCTCTTCCAGGCGAAGAACGCCAGCGAATCCACCGCAGAGTGGGACATCTACCAGCTGCTCTCCACCACTTCCGGTGATGTAGCGACACGCGCACTCAACGACGCGTGCAAGCTGGTTCAGTAG
- a CDS encoding OB-fold domain-containing protein → MALLAHQQQMFEQEKLCFQACNNCRHAWLPPQSHCPSCLGGDWQWKEARGVAKLVSFVVYHHAFHESVKPEIPYAVGIVELEEGARMISRIDGARPGVPLDQGFSVGQDLILKWTQRAGATVPLFMSKNFS, encoded by the coding sequence ATGGCGCTTCTGGCGCATCAGCAGCAAATGTTTGAGCAGGAAAAGCTCTGCTTTCAGGCTTGCAACAATTGCCGCCACGCCTGGCTGCCGCCACAGAGCCATTGTCCCTCCTGTCTCGGCGGGGACTGGCAGTGGAAAGAGGCGCGCGGGGTCGCGAAGCTGGTGAGCTTTGTGGTCTATCACCATGCTTTCCATGAGAGCGTGAAGCCTGAAATTCCCTATGCCGTCGGCATTGTGGAGCTTGAGGAGGGGGCGCGCATGATCAGCCGGATTGATGGCGCCCGGCCGGGCGTTCCACTGGATCAGGGCTTCAGCGTTGGTCAGGATCTGATTTTGAAATGGACGCAGCGAGCAGGAGCAACCGTGCCGCTTTTCATGTCCAAGAATTTTTCCTAG
- a CDS encoding flavin reductase family protein, producing the protein MDLDLNSLPLGERYKLLCGLVVPRPIALVTTSNEDGTPNAAPFSFFNVISHDPPMVVLGIDRRQDGTPKDTLGNIQRTGEFVVNLVSEAIAVPMNACATDFPPGHNELEEVGLDGAASTVVRPPRIVQSPTSLECRLARDLEFGAEGQRHVIIGDIVHVHIADGIVNERYHVDQDRTNLIGRMAGRDYVRTADRFKLEALHYKEWQGA; encoded by the coding sequence ATGGACTTGGATTTAAACTCCCTGCCGCTTGGCGAGCGTTACAAGCTGCTCTGCGGGCTCGTCGTGCCGCGCCCCATCGCGCTGGTGACCACTTCAAATGAAGACGGAACACCCAATGCCGCCCCGTTCTCCTTCTTCAATGTCATCAGCCATGATCCGCCGATGGTGGTGCTCGGCATTGACCGCCGGCAGGACGGCACGCCCAAGGACACGCTCGGCAATATCCAGAGAACAGGCGAATTCGTCGTCAATCTGGTCAGTGAGGCCATTGCCGTGCCGATGAACGCATGCGCCACCGATTTCCCGCCTGGGCATAACGAACTGGAGGAAGTGGGCCTCGACGGAGCGGCCTCAACCGTGGTGCGGCCACCGCGAATCGTCCAATCGCCGACAAGCCTCGAATGTCGACTGGCCCGAGACCTCGAGTTCGGCGCAGAGGGCCAACGTCACGTCATCATCGGCGACATCGTCCATGTGCACATCGCAGACGGCATCGTGAACGAGCGCTATCATGTCGATCAGGACCGCACCAATCTCATCGGCCGCATGGCCGGCCGCGACTACGTCCGCACGGCAGACCGCTTCAAGCTCGAGGCGCTGCACTACAAGGAGTGGCAGGGCGCCTGA
- a CDS encoding FCD domain-containing protein: MSDADVKRLDRVRVPNRYGALAEILREKILAGEFAAGEMLPGERDLVEQTGLSRGSVREALRVLEAEGLVSTKLGRYGGTVVQPQNETALGHLVDMFIRGRRIRFEALLETRQAIEPTLAYLAARNRSEAELQTIREKMEALEASIQTGRHDIARGNIDWHLSVAAASHNELLTAFMNSTAEASVRASVIEDHGSDELRGGMIRAHRRVYEAIEAGDGDAAYRRMARHLNAYSGELGQLAPREIELD; encoded by the coding sequence ATGTCAGACGCCGACGTGAAACGCCTCGACCGGGTCCGGGTGCCCAATAGATATGGCGCTTTGGCGGAAATACTGCGTGAGAAGATTCTGGCGGGCGAATTTGCCGCCGGCGAAATGTTGCCCGGGGAACGCGACCTCGTCGAGCAGACAGGCCTGAGCCGGGGCTCTGTGCGGGAAGCCCTTCGCGTTCTTGAGGCGGAGGGGTTGGTCAGTACCAAGCTCGGGCGGTATGGCGGTACGGTAGTGCAGCCGCAGAATGAGACTGCACTGGGCCATCTGGTCGACATGTTCATTCGTGGCCGTCGCATTCGCTTCGAAGCGCTGCTCGAAACGCGTCAGGCGATCGAACCCACGCTCGCCTATCTCGCGGCGCGCAATCGGTCCGAAGCGGAACTCCAAACCATCCGTGAAAAGATGGAGGCTCTCGAAGCTTCAATTCAGACCGGGCGGCACGACATCGCGCGCGGCAACATCGATTGGCATTTGTCGGTCGCAGCCGCCAGTCACAATGAACTGCTGACGGCCTTCATGAACTCGACCGCCGAGGCATCGGTGCGGGCGTCGGTTATCGAGGATCATGGTTCGGATGAATTGCGGGGCGGGATGATCAGGGCCCACCGCCGCGTCTACGAAGCCATCGAGGCCGGGGACGGCGATGCCGCCTATCGTCGTATGGCACGACACCTCAACGCTTATTCCGGCGAACTCGGCCAGCTCGCCCCGCGCGAAATCGAACTGGACTAG
- a CDS encoding intradiol ring-cleavage dioxygenase has translation MADTIDYFTEGRSEEVVNSRLGPDINPRLAQVMTSLVKHLHAFAKDVELTQAEWAVAVAFLTRTGQISDGNRQEFILLSDVLGLSMLVDAINHRRPSGATENTVLGPFHVPGAPRYPMGTNISLDGKGESCLFSGIVRDIEGNPVANAEIDVWCDNADGYYDVQQPGIQPQWNNRGIFVTGPDGRYSFRGIRPVAYPIPDDGPVGQMLAALGRHPNRPAHMHFLVSAPGFETIITHTFVQGDQWLTSDAVFGVKASLIASMQAGDDTAWKSEFDFILTREHG, from the coding sequence ATGGCCGACACAATCGATTACTTCACTGAGGGCCGCAGCGAGGAGGTGGTCAATTCCCGCCTCGGACCCGACATCAATCCGCGCCTCGCCCAGGTCATGACTTCGCTGGTCAAGCATCTGCATGCCTTTGCCAAGGATGTGGAACTCACCCAGGCGGAATGGGCCGTGGCCGTCGCCTTCCTGACGCGCACGGGCCAGATCAGCGACGGCAACCGGCAGGAATTCATCCTGCTCAGCGACGTGCTTGGGCTTTCCATGCTGGTGGATGCCATCAACCATCGCCGGCCGTCCGGCGCCACGGAAAATACTGTGCTCGGGCCGTTCCACGTCCCCGGTGCGCCCCGCTACCCGATGGGTACGAACATATCGCTCGACGGCAAGGGCGAGAGCTGCCTCTTTTCCGGCATCGTCCGCGATATCGAGGGTAACCCGGTTGCCAATGCCGAGATCGACGTCTGGTGCGACAATGCCGACGGCTATTATGACGTCCAGCAGCCGGGCATCCAGCCGCAGTGGAACAATCGCGGTATCTTCGTCACCGGCCCGGACGGCCGCTACAGTTTTCGCGGCATACGCCCGGTCGCCTATCCGATCCCCGATGACGGTCCGGTGGGACAGATGCTGGCGGCGCTGGGACGCCACCCCAACCGGCCGGCGCACATGCACTTCCTCGTTTCGGCTCCGGGTTTTGAAACCATAATCACCCACACCTTCGTGCAAGGGGATCAATGGCTTACGTCCGACGCTGTCTTTGGCGTAAAGGCCTCGCTGATCGCAAGCATGCAAGCTGGAGACGACACCGCCTGGAAGTCCGAATTCGACTTCATTCTAACGAGGGAGCACGGCTGA
- a CDS encoding FAD-dependent monooxygenase: MADITTEILIIGTGPAGSATAALLSTYGIDNIAINRYRWLSNTPRAHITNQRTMEVLRDLGRDVEKEAYLFATEQDLMGENIFCESLAGEEIGRMKSWGNHPLSRAEHELSSPTKMNDLPQTFMEPLLFKTACSRGTQARMSTEYLSHEQDADGVTTTCLDRLTGKEITIRSKFLVGADGGNSKVAEHAGLPFEGQMGVSGSMNILFRADLSRFVAHRPSVLYWVMQPGADVGGIGMGLVRMVRPWNEWLIVWGYDINQPAPVVDAEFATGVARQLVGDPDLEIELLSANTWTVNNMYATHMQRDRVFIMGDAAHRHPPSNGLGSNTSIQDAFNLAWKLAAVVRGEAGRGLLDTYSVERAPIARQIVTRANQSIGEFGPIFEALGMTGGTDVEKIKASMDARCDATPAAERQREVLRQAIAFKKYEFDAHGVEMNQRYKSKGVVTDGQMEPSFDLDAELHYQPTTWPGARLPHAWLYDPNGRKHSTLDVTGKGRFTILTGIAGEAWAMAAEKVAKSLGVPLVANVIGPRRPLADLEGSWARAREITDSGCVLVRPDHHVAWRAEEMVADPVAELTRVLSAILDRSAAA; encoded by the coding sequence ATGGCCGACATCACGACGGAAATTCTTATTATCGGCACCGGTCCCGCCGGGTCTGCGACGGCCGCGCTCCTGTCCACCTATGGCATCGATAATATCGCAATCAACCGATACCGGTGGTTGTCCAACACGCCGCGTGCGCACATCACCAATCAGCGCACCATGGAAGTGCTTCGCGATCTCGGCCGCGACGTTGAGAAGGAAGCCTATTTGTTCGCCACCGAACAGGATCTGATGGGGGAGAACATCTTCTGCGAAAGCCTCGCCGGGGAAGAAATCGGCCGCATGAAAAGTTGGGGCAACCATCCGCTGTCCCGCGCTGAACACGAGCTGTCATCGCCCACAAAGATGAACGACCTGCCGCAGACCTTCATGGAGCCGCTGCTGTTCAAGACGGCTTGTTCGCGCGGCACCCAGGCGCGAATGTCCACCGAATATCTCAGCCATGAGCAGGATGCCGATGGCGTCACCACCACTTGCCTCGACCGGCTGACGGGCAAGGAAATCACCATCCGCTCGAAATTCCTGGTTGGGGCCGATGGCGGCAATTCCAAGGTCGCCGAACATGCGGGGCTCCCCTTCGAGGGCCAGATGGGCGTTTCCGGCTCGATGAACATCCTGTTCCGCGCCGATCTCTCGCGCTTCGTCGCCCATCGTCCTTCCGTACTCTACTGGGTGATGCAGCCGGGCGCCGATGTGGGTGGCATCGGCATGGGCCTCGTGCGCATGGTGCGCCCGTGGAATGAGTGGCTGATCGTCTGGGGCTATGACATCAACCAGCCTGCCCCGGTGGTCGATGCCGAATTCGCCACCGGCGTGGCCCGCCAGCTGGTGGGCGACCCGGATCTCGAAATCGAATTGTTGTCGGCCAATACCTGGACCGTCAACAACATGTACGCCACCCATATGCAAAGGGATCGCGTCTTCATCATGGGCGATGCCGCGCACCGGCATCCGCCGTCAAACGGGCTTGGCTCCAACACCTCCATACAAGATGCCTTCAATCTCGCCTGGAAACTGGCGGCGGTGGTCAGGGGCGAAGCGGGCAGGGGCCTGCTGGACACCTATTCGGTCGAGCGCGCTCCGATCGCGAGGCAGATCGTCACTCGTGCCAACCAGTCCATCGGCGAGTTCGGCCCCATCTTTGAGGCCCTGGGCATGACCGGCGGCACCGACGTCGAAAAGATCAAGGCCTCGATGGATGCGCGCTGCGACGCCACGCCAGCCGCCGAGCGCCAGCGAGAAGTGCTGCGCCAGGCCATCGCCTTCAAGAAATACGAATTCGACGCCCATGGCGTGGAGATGAACCAGCGCTACAAGTCGAAAGGCGTGGTGACGGACGGCCAGATGGAACCCAGCTTCGACCTCGATGCCGAGCTGCACTATCAGCCCACAACCTGGCCCGGCGCCCGCCTGCCGCATGCCTGGCTCTATGACCCCAATGGCCGCAAGCATTCGACGCTCGATGTCACCGGCAAGGGCCGCTTCACAATCCTGACCGGCATTGCTGGAGAGGCCTGGGCCATGGCCGCCGAGAAAGTGGCAAAATCCCTCGGCGTCCCGCTCGTCGCCAATGTCATCGGACCGCGCCGACCGCTCGCCGACCTCGAAGGGTCCTGGGCCCGTGCCCGGGAAATCACCGACAGCGGCTGCGTGCTGGTCCGCCCCGACCATCATGTCGCCTGGCGCGCCGAGGAGATGGTGGCCGATCCGGTTGCCGAGCTCACCCGCGTCCTCTCCGCCATCCTCGATCGCAGCGCCGCCGCATAG
- a CDS encoding branched-chain amino acid ABC transporter permease: MTPASTANFRVETRTNISTIAAIAAVVIILALFALPAFASRSLIQDLFFILTMLTLAQFWNLLAGYGGLVSVGQQAFVGMGAYAMFAAVILWGLDPVPAILLGGLAALVLAVPFGFFAFRLQGAYFAIGTWVLAEVARLVTAQWRAVGGGTGTSLPRSATENIVFTETIATLLDVRAAAARDILAYWLALVLAIAAIGGIYWLLRSKRGLALAAVRDNPQAARSVGVDAQRVKWFVFLVSALGTGLTGALIYMQKARISPDAAFSLNDWTAYVIFIVVIGGIGTIEGPIIGVLVFFLLQTFLAQYGAWYLMILGLIGIGVMLLAPRGLWGSFSHRTGIQLFPIRRRLVGGPIQTDTTHREE; encoded by the coding sequence ATGACCCCAGCAAGCACCGCAAATTTCCGCGTCGAGACGCGCACAAACATCTCAACCATTGCGGCGATTGCGGCGGTGGTGATCATCCTGGCGCTGTTCGCCCTGCCGGCCTTCGCGTCCCGCAGCCTGATCCAGGATCTCTTCTTCATCCTGACCATGCTGACCCTCGCGCAGTTCTGGAACCTGCTCGCCGGTTATGGTGGGCTGGTTTCGGTCGGCCAGCAGGCCTTTGTCGGCATGGGCGCCTATGCCATGTTCGCAGCCGTCATTTTATGGGGGCTCGATCCCGTGCCGGCGATCTTGCTGGGCGGCCTCGCGGCGCTTGTCCTTGCCGTGCCCTTCGGTTTCTTCGCTTTCCGCCTTCAGGGCGCCTATTTCGCCATCGGCACCTGGGTTCTGGCCGAAGTCGCCCGGTTGGTCACCGCGCAATGGCGGGCCGTCGGCGGTGGCACGGGCACGTCATTGCCGCGCAGTGCGACCGAGAACATCGTCTTTACCGAAACAATCGCAACGCTCCTCGACGTTCGGGCCGCGGCGGCGCGGGACATTCTCGCCTATTGGCTGGCGCTGGTTCTGGCGATCGCAGCTATCGGCGGCATTTATTGGCTGCTGCGCTCAAAGCGCGGCCTGGCGCTCGCCGCCGTGCGCGACAATCCGCAGGCGGCGCGCTCCGTCGGCGTCGACGCACAGCGGGTCAAATGGTTCGTCTTCCTTGTCTCCGCGCTCGGCACGGGCCTGACCGGCGCGCTCATCTACATGCAGAAGGCGCGCATATCGCCCGATGCTGCCTTCTCGCTCAACGACTGGACCGCCTATGTGATCTTCATCGTGGTCATCGGCGGGATCGGCACCATCGAAGGGCCGATCATCGGCGTGCTGGTTTTCTTTCTGCTCCAGACATTTCTGGCGCAATACGGCGCCTGGTACCTGATGATCCTCGGCCTCATCGGCATCGGCGTGATGCTGCTTGCCCCGCGCGGGCTGTGGGGCAGCTTTTCACATCGGACCGGCATCCAGCTTTTTCCGATCCGGCGCCGCCTTGTCGGCGGGCCGATCCAAACTGATACGACGCATAGGGAGGAATAA
- a CDS encoding branched-chain amino acid ABC transporter permease, whose translation MNWLDTIVQGILLGGLYALFAAGLSLVFGIMRLVNLAHGDLIVLGAYLILLIVSLLGLSPFLAALIALPIMFGLGYVLQRVVLNRVLGEDILPPLLVTFGISVVVQNALLQGASADTRRLPTGDLAVASVNLGPVTVGVLPVLTFASAIIVIVLLNHMFYRTALGRSFRATSDDATTASLMGIKPRIVFAQATGIAMMIVTIAALYLGMRANFDPAIGPARLVYAFEAVIIGGLGSLWGTLAGGVIIGVAQTLGAAINPEWQILSGHIAFLLVLLFKPRGLFPRAVD comes from the coding sequence ATGAACTGGCTCGATACTATCGTGCAGGGCATCTTGCTGGGCGGCCTCTACGCGCTCTTCGCCGCCGGCCTCAGCCTCGTTTTCGGCATCATGCGCCTGGTCAATCTAGCCCATGGCGATCTGATCGTGCTTGGTGCCTATCTCATCCTGCTCATTGTCTCGCTCCTCGGCCTCTCGCCCTTCCTCGCGGCGCTGATCGCCCTGCCGATCATGTTCGGACTTGGTTACGTGTTGCAGCGGGTCGTACTCAACCGGGTCCTCGGCGAGGACATCCTGCCGCCGCTGCTGGTGACCTTCGGTATCTCCGTCGTGGTCCAGAATGCACTGCTGCAAGGCGCTTCCGCCGATACCCGCCGCCTGCCCACAGGCGATCTGGCCGTGGCTTCGGTCAATCTCGGTCCAGTGACGGTCGGTGTCCTGCCGGTGCTGACCTTTGCCTCCGCAATCATCGTCATCGTGCTGCTCAACCACATGTTCTACCGCACCGCGCTGGGGCGGTCGTTCCGCGCGACGTCGGATGACGCGACGACGGCGAGCCTCATGGGCATCAAGCCGCGCATCGTTTTCGCCCAGGCGACCGGCATCGCCATGATGATCGTGACCATCGCTGCGCTTTATCTGGGCATGCGTGCCAATTTCGATCCCGCCATCGGGCCGGCGCGCCTCGTCTATGCCTTCGAGGCCGTGATCATCGGCGGGCTCGGTTCGCTCTGGGGGACGCTGGCGGGGGGCGTGATCATCGGCGTCGCCCAGACCTTAGGCGCGGCGATCAACCCGGAGTGGCAGATCCTTTCCGGGCACATCGCCTTCCTCCTCGTCCTCCTGTTCAAGCCGCGTGGTCTCTTCCCACGCGCCGTCGATTGA
- a CDS encoding ABC transporter ATP-binding protein: protein MTLLSTHGLTAHYGQFQALFGVDISLEPGECVAIIGANGAGKTTLLRSLSGVLRNEPASIRYRDENIGDCPADEVLRRGIAMVPEGRRLFPSLSVEENLLIGAHARKGSGPWTLEAIYELFPILRERRNNPGTALSGGQQQMVAIGRALMSNPDVLLCDEISLGLAPVVIKDIYNAMPRIRAGGAAMIIVEQDIGQALKVADRVYCMMEGRVTLSGPANALSREAIHNAYFGAAA, encoded by the coding sequence ATGACGCTCCTCTCTACCCATGGCCTCACGGCCCATTATGGTCAGTTCCAGGCGCTGTTCGGCGTCGACATTAGCCTCGAGCCAGGCGAGTGCGTTGCCATCATCGGGGCCAATGGCGCCGGCAAGACGACATTGCTGCGCTCGCTCTCCGGCGTGCTGCGCAATGAGCCGGCGTCCATCCGCTACCGGGACGAGAACATTGGTGATTGCCCGGCCGACGAAGTGCTGCGGCGTGGCATTGCCATGGTGCCCGAGGGGCGGCGGCTGTTCCCCTCGCTCAGCGTCGAGGAGAATTTGCTGATCGGCGCCCATGCGCGAAAAGGCTCCGGCCCCTGGACGCTGGAGGCCATCTACGAGCTCTTCCCCATCCTCAGGGAGCGGCGCAACAATCCTGGGACTGCGCTCTCGGGCGGGCAGCAGCAGATGGTGGCCATCGGCCGTGCGCTGATGAGCAATCCCGATGTGCTGCTCTGCGATGAGATTTCGCTGGGATTGGCGCCGGTCGTCATCAAGGACATTTACAACGCCATGCCCCGCATTCGCGCCGGCGGCGCGGCAATGATCATCGTCGAGCAGGATATCGGACAGGCCCTGAAGGTGGCGGACCGGGTCTATTGCATGATGGAGGGCAGGGTGACGCTCTCCGGCCCCGCCAATGCGCTCAGCCGCGAGGCCATCCACAACGCCTATTTCGGAGCCGCCGCATGA
- a CDS encoding ABC transporter ATP-binding protein → MAIIALDNVCKSFGALKVADGISFEVPEGQALGIIGPNGAGKSTLFNLITGNIAPDSGTVRFLGKDVTRSSAMDRCIGGIGRSFQIPQPFGKMTVFENLLVAGAFGQGKSERSVEMACAEILDQTGLLARANVPADSLSLLERKRLELARALATDPRLLLLDEIAGGLTEGECRQLVATIKAIHARGTTIIWIEHVLHALNSVVERLLVLDFGKVVGIGEPSAIMSSPQVREIYLGIEV, encoded by the coding sequence ATGGCCATCATTGCGCTCGACAATGTCTGCAAGAGCTTTGGCGCTCTCAAGGTCGCCGACGGCATTAGTTTCGAGGTGCCGGAGGGGCAGGCGCTCGGCATTATCGGACCGAACGGCGCCGGTAAGTCGACCCTGTTCAATCTCATCACCGGCAATATTGCGCCCGATAGCGGCACGGTCCGGTTTCTAGGCAAGGATGTGACGCGCAGCTCCGCCATGGACCGCTGCATCGGCGGCATCGGGCGCTCGTTCCAGATCCCGCAGCCCTTCGGCAAGATGACGGTGTTCGAGAATTTGCTGGTTGCCGGCGCGTTCGGGCAGGGCAAGAGCGAGCGCAGCGTCGAAATGGCCTGCGCTGAAATTCTCGATCAGACGGGCCTGCTCGCCCGCGCCAATGTGCCGGCCGATAGCCTCTCCCTCCTGGAACGTAAGCGGCTGGAACTGGCGCGTGCGCTGGCGACCGATCCGCGGCTGCTATTGCTCGACGAGATTGCGGGCGGCCTCACCGAGGGTGAGTGCCGTCAGCTGGTAGCCACCATCAAGGCCATCCATGCGCGCGGCACAACCATCATCTGGATCGAGCATGTGCTGCACGCGCTGAACTCCGTAGTCGAACGGCTGCTCGTGCTCGACTTCGGCAAGGTTGTCGGGATCGGAGAGCCATCCGCGATCATGTCGAGTCCGCAGGTCCGCGAAATCTATCTGGGGATCGAAGTCTGA
- a CDS encoding ABC transporter substrate-binding protein, with product MITRRNMLKGTAATGLIAATGAFPMPAIAQGAKIKVGYVSPQSGPLAAFAEADNFILSNFAKSEIASQFEIIVKDSQSNPNRAAEVAQELIIDDEVDLMMVASTPETTNPVTTTAEAEGVPLISTMAPWQPWFIGQQGNPGDPESWRPFNYAYHFFWGLEDVISVFTNMWGQLETNKIVGGLFPNDADGNAWGDPNTGFPPALAEKGFQMFDPGRYQNLTDDFSAQINAFRQANADIITGVPIPPDFTTFWSQARQQGFAPKAASIGKAILFPQAVEALGNSGHNLSSEVWWSPSHPFKSSLNGMSSAELAKAYSDETGKQWTQPIGFVHALFEMAADVMGRVSDAGDVDAVVEAIAATDLQTIVGPVKFDGAGVPPFAATNVCKTPLVGGQWRLRDGGGYDLVIVDNTGHENIPTGGTMEAIS from the coding sequence ATGATTACCCGTCGCAATATGCTCAAGGGCACGGCAGCAACCGGCCTCATCGCCGCCACCGGTGCCTTTCCCATGCCCGCCATCGCGCAGGGCGCCAAGATCAAGGTGGGCTATGTCAGCCCGCAATCCGGGCCGCTCGCCGCCTTCGCGGAAGCGGACAACTTCATCCTGTCCAATTTCGCCAAGAGCGAGATTGCCTCGCAATTCGAGATCATCGTCAAGGATAGCCAGTCCAATCCCAACCGCGCGGCTGAAGTGGCCCAGGAACTGATCATCGACGACGAAGTCGATTTGATGATGGTGGCCTCGACGCCGGAAACCACCAATCCGGTGACGACGACGGCCGAAGCCGAGGGGGTGCCGCTGATTTCCACCATGGCCCCCTGGCAGCCCTGGTTCATCGGGCAGCAGGGCAATCCGGGAGATCCGGAGAGCTGGCGTCCATTCAACTACGCCTATCATTTCTTCTGGGGGCTCGAAGACGTCATCTCGGTCTTCACCAATATGTGGGGCCAGCTCGAAACCAATAAGATCGTCGGCGGGCTCTTCCCCAATGATGCCGACGGCAATGCCTGGGGCGATCCGAATACCGGCTTCCCGCCGGCTCTGGCGGAAAAGGGCTTCCAGATGTTCGATCCGGGCCGCTATCAGAATCTCACCGACGATTTCTCGGCCCAGATCAACGCCTTCCGCCAGGCCAATGCCGATATCATCACCGGGGTGCCGATCCCGCCTGATTTCACGACGTTCTGGTCGCAGGCGCGCCAGCAGGGTTTTGCGCCCAAGGCCGCGTCCATCGGCAAGGCGATCCTCTTTCCGCAGGCCGTCGAGGCTCTGGGCAATAGCGGGCACAATCTGTCGTCCGAAGTCTGGTGGTCGCCCAGCCATCCGTTCAAATCCTCGCTCAATGGCATGAGCTCGGCGGAACTGGCCAAGGCCTATTCGGACGAGACGGGCAAGCAATGGACCCAGCCGATCGGCTTCGTGCATGCGCTGTTCGAAATGGCGGCCGACGTCATGGGCCGCGTCAGCGATGCCGGTGATGTCGATGCCGTGGTGGAAGCCATTGCAGCGACCGATCTCCAGACCATTGTCGGGCCGGTGAAGTTCGACGGGGCAGGGGTGCCGCCTTTCGCAGCGACCAATGTCTGCAAGACCCCCTTGGTGGGCGGCCAGTGGCGCCTGCGCGACGGCGGCGGCTACGACCTCGTCATCGTGGACAATACCGGCCACGAGAACATCCCGACCGGCGGCACCATGGAAGCCATTTCCTGA